In Acidobacteriota bacterium, the sequence TGTTGGCTGTCCGCCACCGTCACGATCCTGTCCTCGCTTTCAGAACTACGAGTTGTCGCCTGCGCCCTCGTCTGTACTCGAGTCGACCAATTCGATGATCGCCATCTCGGCGTTGTCGCCACGACGGGGGCCGAGCTTGATAATCCGCGTGTAGCCGCCGGGACGTTGCGCGTAACGCGCGGCGAGGCTGTCGAAGAGCTTGGCAACGACCTTGCGATCCGGAATCGAACGCAAGACCTGTCGCCGAGCGTGCAGCGTCTCTCGCTTGGACAGCGTCACGAGACGCTCGGCATACGGGCGTAGGGCCTTGGCCTTCGCCAGCGTCGTCTTGATCCGTTCGTTGGTGAAGAGTGAACTGGACATGTTTCGCAGCATCGCCATGCGATGCTCAGACGTCCTACCCAGTTTTCTTCCGCTCTTTCTGTGTCTCATCGTTGCCTCAATCTTCAGTTGCCCGGTCAGACAAGGATCTTGTTCCGGCGGCTGTCGACATCCATGCCGAGGGACAGACCCATCTCGTTCAGGATATCCTTGATCTCGTTAAGCGATTTGCGGCCGAAGTTCTTGGTCTTCAGCATCTCGTTCTCGGTCTTGATCACAAGATCGCCGATCGTCTTGATGTCGGCATTCTTGAGACAGTTGTAGGACCGAACGGAGAGTTCCAGTTCATCGACCGAGCGACCCAGCTGATCCAGAAGACGCTCGTCCTCGGTTGTCGGGTAGTCCAGCTCTTCCTCAGGGGACTCTTCAAAGTTGATGAAGATCGCCATGTGGTCTTTGAGTAGCTTGCCGGCAAGCGCGATGGCGTCCTGCGGCGGGACTGCGCCGTTGGTCCAGACCTCGAGCATCAACTTGTCATAATCCGTCGTCTGCCCCAGACGAGCGTCCTCGACACTGAAGTTGACCTTCTTGACGGGTGTGTGGACCGAATCCAGCGGAATGTAACCGATCGCCAGATCGTCATCGAAGTTGCGATCCGCCGTGATGTAGCCACGGCCGCGACGGAGACGCATCTCCATCTGAATGCGACCCTCTTCGGATAGCGTGGCGATCTCGACCGACGGGTCCAGGATCTCGACGTTACCGCTGGTCTGGATGTCTCCGGCGGTGATCGTGCCCGACCCCTCGGCGGTCAGCATCAGCGTTTCCGGCTGATCGCTGTGGATCCGGAACGGAACCCGCTTGAGATTCAGGATGATGTCCGTGGTGTCCTCGACGATTCCGGGAATCGACGAGAACTCATGAAGAACGCCCTCGATCTTCACGGCCGTGATCGCAGCACCCTCGATGGACGACATCAGGATGCGTCGCAGCGCGTTGCCGATCGTGACACCAAACCCCCGTTCGAAGGGTTGTGCGTGGAATCGTCCAAATGTTGCGGTCAAGGACTCGGACTCGACGTCGAGTCGCTTCGGTCGTTGGAATCCCTTCCAGAGCATACGCATCTCCTACGGGGGGTATCCCCCGTTTCAGTCTCGCTACGTTACTTCGAGTACAACTCGACGATGAGCTGCTCCTGGATCGGCATGGTGATGTCATCCCGTTCCGGAAGCTGCTTGACGGTTCCCTGGAACTGGTCTGCGTCCAGCTCCAGCCACGCGGGTACTCCGCGTCCCTTGGCGGTATCGAGGCAGATCTTGACCTGGTCGTTCTTGCGGCTCTTGTCCCGCAGTGCAATGACGGCGCCGGGCTTGACCTGATACGAGGCGACGGTCACCTTCTTGCCGTTGATCTGAAAATGACCATGGGCTACAAGCTGACGGGCCATCGATCGAGACGAGGCGAACCCCAGTCGATAGACGACGTTGTCCAGGCGACGCTCGAGCATCTGCAGAAGGTTGGACCCCGTGATCCCCTTGGTTCCCGCAGCGTGCTTGAAGTAGGTACGAAACTGGCG encodes:
- the rplQ gene encoding 50S ribosomal protein L17; protein product: MRHRKSGRKLGRTSEHRMAMLRNMSSSLFTNERIKTTLAKAKALRPYAERLVTLSKRETLHARRQVLRSIPDRKVVAKLFDSLAARYAQRPGGYTRIIKLGPRRGDNAEMAIIELVDSSTDEGAGDNS
- a CDS encoding DNA-directed RNA polymerase subunit alpha yields the protein MLWKGFQRPKRLDVESESLTATFGRFHAQPFERGFGVTIGNALRRILMSSIEGAAITAVKIEGVLHEFSSIPGIVEDTTDIILNLKRVPFRIHSDQPETLMLTAEGSGTITAGDIQTSGNVEILDPSVEIATLSEEGRIQMEMRLRRGRGYITADRNFDDDLAIGYIPLDSVHTPVKKVNFSVEDARLGQTTDYDKLMLEVWTNGAVPPQDAIALAGKLLKDHMAIFINFEESPEEELDYPTTEDERLLDQLGRSVDELELSVRSYNCLKNADIKTIGDLVIKTENEMLKTKNFGRKSLNEIKDILNEMGLSLGMDVDSRRNKILV
- the rpsD gene encoding 30S ribosomal protein S4 encodes the protein MARTTGAVCRLCRREGLKLFLKGDRCFKEKCAFERRGYAPGQHGRRRTKIQSYGIQLREKQKVKRMYGVLERQFRTYFKHAAGTKGITGSNLLQMLERRLDNVVYRLGFASSRSMARQLVAHGHFQINGKKVTVASYQVKPGAVIALRDKSRKNDQVKICLDTAKGRGVPAWLELDADQFQGTVKQLPERDDITMPIQEQLIVELYSK